A window from Aquabacterium sp. NJ1 encodes these proteins:
- a CDS encoding PP2C family serine/threonine-protein phosphatase: protein MMHIEVASRSEVGQRSHNEDDFRHGTSGTHVYAVLSDGAGGHSNGAMASDIVVRTATLLLQRATVYNPAVLEASIEEANEVLNAGQEGFKSHQRMHATVVVLWLEAQEGLAMWGHVGDSRLYRVRQGVAQQLTVDDSVVQHMVDAGFIKPEEARHHPRKNQLLAAMGSEETPHVHLTREPQALIEGDAFLLCSDGWWDQLEPADIERTLLQAGNPGQWLDQMAELVAQRQVPNQDNYTAVAVWVGNPAEVTRIGP from the coding sequence ATGATGCACATAGAAGTAGCCAGCCGCAGCGAAGTCGGCCAGCGTTCGCACAACGAAGACGACTTTCGCCACGGCACCTCGGGCACCCACGTCTATGCCGTGCTGTCTGACGGCGCCGGCGGCCACAGCAATGGCGCCATGGCCTCGGACATCGTCGTGCGCACCGCCACCTTGCTGTTGCAGCGCGCCACCGTCTACAACCCCGCCGTGCTGGAGGCCTCGATCGAAGAGGCCAACGAGGTGCTCAACGCCGGCCAGGAGGGCTTCAAGAGCCACCAGCGCATGCACGCCACCGTGGTGGTCCTGTGGCTGGAGGCGCAAGAAGGCCTGGCCATGTGGGGCCATGTGGGCGACTCGCGCCTGTACCGCGTCCGCCAGGGCGTGGCGCAACAGCTCACCGTGGATGACAGCGTGGTGCAGCACATGGTGGACGCTGGTTTCATCAAGCCCGAAGAGGCCCGCCACCACCCGCGCAAGAACCAGTTGCTGGCCGCCATGGGCAGCGAGGAGACGCCGCACGTGCACCTCACGCGCGAGCCGCAGGCGCTGATCGAAGGCGACGCCTTCTTGCTGTGCTCGGATGGCTGGTGGGACCAGCTCGAACCCGCCGACATCGAGCGCACCCTGCTGCAGGCAGGCAACCCCGGCCAGTGGCTGGACCAGATGGCCGAGCTGGTGGCGCAGCGCCAGGTGCCCAACCAGGACAACTACACTGCGGTGGCCGTCTGGGTGGGCAACCCGGCCGAGGTCACGCGCATCGGGCCTTGA
- a CDS encoding geranylgeranyl reductase family protein produces MRKHHAVIVIGGGPAGSSAARTLASQGVDVALVDKAVFPRPKLCGGLLTLRSRKLFAQIFGDAAWAQAFEYEADGIRLFHRERCLSEVGGHSALYFTARHHFDHYLLGLAREQGATLYQGDGLASVDLDRQVCRLQSGQEISYDYLIGADGVNSTVARTLYGASYNRDKIAFALEMDVDRALLPRDVNRPEIYFGVVKWGYGWVFPKRDTVTVGVGGIQARNPQMKQDFEAFLVSVFGRMPPGKIKGHHIPFGDYKPTPGAGQVLLAGDAAGLVEPITGEGIAFAMQSGYLAAQAVLEAQASGGRVPALAAYQRRHKAITQVLDHANRLRYLIFPQACERLLVKALPRSTQVTRMHLDLMADEISYGAYARRLGLRVVKGLVSGRFL; encoded by the coding sequence GTGAGAAAACACCATGCAGTCATCGTGATCGGTGGCGGCCCGGCCGGGTCGTCTGCCGCCCGTACCCTGGCCAGTCAGGGCGTGGACGTCGCCCTCGTCGACAAGGCGGTGTTCCCCCGACCCAAGCTGTGCGGCGGCCTGCTGACGCTGCGAAGCCGCAAGCTGTTTGCCCAGATCTTCGGTGACGCGGCCTGGGCGCAGGCCTTCGAGTACGAGGCCGATGGCATCCGCCTGTTTCACCGCGAGCGTTGCCTGAGCGAGGTGGGTGGCCACAGCGCGCTGTACTTCACGGCCCGCCATCACTTTGACCACTACCTGCTGGGCCTGGCGCGCGAGCAGGGCGCCACCCTCTACCAGGGTGATGGCCTGGCCTCGGTCGACCTGGATCGGCAGGTGTGCCGCCTGCAGTCCGGCCAAGAGATCAGCTACGACTACCTGATTGGTGCAGACGGGGTCAACAGCACCGTGGCGCGCACGCTGTACGGTGCTTCATACAACCGCGACAAGATCGCGTTCGCGCTGGAGATGGACGTGGACCGTGCCTTGCTGCCCCGCGATGTCAACCGCCCGGAGATCTACTTCGGCGTGGTGAAGTGGGGCTACGGCTGGGTGTTCCCCAAGCGGGACACGGTCACGGTCGGCGTGGGCGGCATCCAGGCCCGCAACCCGCAGATGAAGCAGGACTTCGAGGCCTTTCTGGTCAGCGTGTTCGGCCGCATGCCGCCGGGCAAGATCAAGGGCCACCACATCCCCTTTGGCGATTACAAGCCCACGCCGGGTGCCGGCCAGGTGCTGCTCGCCGGGGATGCCGCCGGCCTGGTCGAGCCCATCACCGGCGAAGGCATTGCGTTTGCGATGCAGAGCGGCTACCTCGCCGCACAGGCCGTGCTGGAGGCGCAAGCCTCGGGTGGCCGCGTGCCCGCGCTGGCGGCTTACCAGCGCCGCCACAAGGCCATCACGCAGGTGCTGGACCACGCCAACCGCCTGCGTTACCTGATCTTCCCTCAAGCCTGCGAGCGCCTGCTGGTCAAAGCCTTGCCACGCAGCACGCAGGTCACGCGCATGCACCTGGATTTGATGGCCGACGAGATCAGCTATGGGGCTTATGCCCGACGCCTGGGCTTGCGGGTGGTCAAGGGCCTGGTCAGCGGCCGCTTCCTCTGA
- the tagF gene encoding type VI secretion system-associated protein TagF, producing the protein MMSAGGSAVGSTCGWFGKIASLGDFSARRLPPEFVQRCDDWLSRGVQTSRAQLGERWLNTYLTAPIWRFAWSPGIAGPHWWMGVMMPSVDSVGRYFPLVVAQASAYAPDSGQDHTALQRWMDHVAQAAMSTLHAGAQVDAFEARLMDAPTWQAAPPVGAPNLQRLVGRDRYQGAPHPSLSHWLEGVAGMSLHQQVQGQSLWWLPDSGHGSGSLSLGPGLPGQDHFVELLQGSW; encoded by the coding sequence ATGATGTCGGCGGGTGGTTCGGCCGTGGGTTCGACATGTGGCTGGTTCGGCAAGATCGCCTCGCTGGGTGACTTCAGCGCCCGGCGCCTGCCGCCCGAGTTCGTGCAGCGCTGCGATGACTGGTTGTCGCGCGGCGTGCAGACCAGCCGCGCGCAACTGGGCGAACGCTGGCTCAACACCTACCTGACCGCCCCCATCTGGCGCTTCGCCTGGAGCCCCGGTATCGCAGGCCCCCACTGGTGGATGGGCGTGATGATGCCCAGCGTGGACAGCGTGGGCCGCTACTTCCCCCTGGTCGTGGCCCAGGCCAGCGCCTACGCACCAGACTCCGGCCAGGACCACACCGCCTTGCAGCGCTGGATGGACCACGTGGCCCAGGCCGCCATGAGCACCCTGCATGCAGGCGCCCAGGTCGACGCCTTCGAGGCCCGGCTGATGGACGCCCCCACCTGGCAGGCCGCGCCCCCCGTTGGCGCGCCCAATCTGCAACGCCTGGTCGGGCGCGACCGCTACCAGGGCGCGCCGCACCCCTCGCTCAGCCATTGGCTGGAAGGCGTGGCGGGCATGAGCCTGCATCAGCAGGTGCAAGGCCAGAGCCTGTGGTGGCTGCCCGATTCGGGCCATGGCAGTGGTAGCCTGAGCCTGGGCCCGGGCTTGCCCGGCCAAGACCATTTCGTCGAACTGCTGCAAGGCAGCTGGTAA
- a CDS encoding OmpA family protein, which yields MNTSSRSFLIRALSAAALLVSVGLAHADDPTPTTVLKGKAVTEGNLIDALTPEEPVVTRSLRVQRDTPGQQAARKPSASLLITFETNSAELTPQAKKQLDVVAAALRNNKLADYGFNVEGHADPRGTHDMNLTLSQQRAESVRNYLVTAHSIDPKRLKAVGKGDAEVLNAKDPAAAENRRVTIVTDVSKD from the coding sequence ATGAACACGTCTTCCCGCTCCTTCCTGATCCGCGCCTTGAGCGCCGCCGCCTTGCTGGTCAGCGTGGGCCTGGCCCATGCCGATGACCCCACCCCCACCACCGTGCTCAAGGGCAAGGCCGTGACCGAGGGCAACCTCATCGACGCGCTCACACCCGAAGAGCCCGTGGTCACCCGCTCCCTGCGCGTGCAGCGCGACACCCCCGGCCAGCAGGCCGCCCGCAAGCCCAGCGCCTCGCTGCTGATCACCTTCGAGACCAACTCCGCCGAGCTGACCCCGCAGGCCAAGAAGCAGCTGGACGTGGTGGCCGCGGCCCTGCGCAACAACAAGCTGGCCGACTATGGTTTCAACGTCGAAGGCCATGCCGACCCGCGCGGCACCCACGACATGAACCTGACCCTGTCGCAGCAGCGCGCCGAGAGCGTGCGCAACTACCTGGTCACGGCGCATTCGATCGACCCCAAGCGCCTGAAGGCCGTGGGCAAGGGGGATGCCGAGGTGCTCAACGCCAAGGACCCGGCTGCCGCCGAGAACCGCCGCGTCACCATCGTGACCGACGTCTCGAAGGACTGA
- a CDS encoding PAS domain S-box protein, with product MTQPAPLPANEVQRLSRLRELAVLDSAPEPLFDTLTQLAASTCGVPIALVSLIDTGRQWFKARVGLPAVTETPRDISFCAHAILEDDVMEVADATRDPRFVHNPLVTGEPGIRFYAGAPIKLPDGSRIGTLCVIDRQPRILSSKQRQTLQHLAQIAADALLLRERTLNRALQASQGLAAEIANNEALYRAIVEDQTELISLADTQGRLTFVNAAYSRQYGKPTQALIGTSFYDYIPEDEREAVRAHIQRLLDTREPLQDENRTVAANGELRWMAWTNRVICDEHGQVTGIHSVGRDITERKLAEYSLQESKARLRSLYESTPAMLHSIDSHGILLTVSDTWLAKMGYTREEVIGRSSADFLVPSSYEYARNVVLPRYLLTGRCDNVEYQMVRKDGSLIDVRLSAIMEREADGQPGRSLAILEDITEKHAVEAALHANQERLTLATQANEIGIWELTLPDGRLTWSDMMFTIFGLPREHFTGRIEDWAQCIHPDDLEYTSRELTAAIKGHKAMDFDFRVRHPNGNVRYVYGRATVFRDGKGRATRVLGTNYDVTERKRMERELAEKHELLRVTLHSIGDAVITTDAHGRVQWLNPVAERMTGWPNEAARDQPLGQVFHIVNELTREPEVNPFERCLAEDLHIGQLDQTLLISRTGVEYGIEDSAAPIRDEDGTMLGVVLVFHDVTEQRRMGHEMNFRATHDELTGLVNRAEFDKRLTRVLSEAHEHDSAHALMYIDLDQFKLVNDACGHSVGDQLLCQVTSLLQGCVRARDTLARLGGDEFGVILEHCNVDQAHRVAQDICDQMSEFRFIHDGRRFRIGTSIGLVPLDKRWATTASVLQAADTSCYAAKEAGRNRVHAWYDTDQAMRARKGEMQWASRLEQALDENRFILYGQRIAPIHHDARGLHCEVLLRLKDTDGSIIPPGAFLPAAERFHMASRIDRWVVRHVFEWLASQGEALDQIDTIAVNLSGQSISDPSFHHFMQELITETSVDVRKLCLEITETSAITNLADAGAFIEGMRQRGVRMALDDFGSGASSFGYLKNLPVDYLKIDGQFIKALVHDPLDQATVRCFCEVARVLGIKTIAEFVETEATLHELRKLGVDHAQGYLIHKPQPLVELLSRVTCTTG from the coding sequence ATGACCCAACCTGCGCCTCTGCCCGCCAACGAAGTACAGCGTCTGTCGCGTTTGCGCGAGCTGGCCGTTCTGGACAGCGCGCCCGAACCCCTGTTCGACACGCTCACGCAGCTGGCTGCCAGCACCTGTGGTGTGCCCATCGCCCTGGTCAGCCTCATTGACACGGGCCGGCAATGGTTCAAGGCCCGCGTGGGCCTGCCAGCGGTCACCGAGACCCCGCGCGACATCTCCTTTTGCGCCCATGCCATCCTGGAAGATGACGTGATGGAAGTGGCCGATGCCACGCGCGACCCGCGCTTTGTGCACAACCCGCTGGTCACCGGCGAGCCCGGCATCCGCTTCTACGCCGGCGCCCCCATCAAGCTGCCCGATGGCTCGCGCATCGGCACGCTGTGCGTGATCGACCGGCAGCCCCGCATCCTGTCGAGCAAACAGCGCCAGACCCTGCAGCACCTGGCCCAGATCGCCGCCGACGCCCTGCTCCTGCGCGAACGCACGCTGAACCGTGCCCTGCAAGCCAGCCAGGGTCTGGCCGCCGAGATCGCCAACAACGAAGCCTTGTACCGCGCCATTGTCGAAGACCAGACCGAGCTGATCTCGCTGGCCGACACCCAAGGCCGGCTGACCTTTGTGAACGCGGCCTACAGCCGCCAGTACGGCAAGCCCACGCAGGCCCTCATCGGCACCAGCTTCTACGACTACATCCCCGAAGACGAGCGCGAGGCAGTGCGAGCCCACATCCAGCGCCTGCTGGACACCCGCGAGCCCCTGCAAGACGAAAACCGCACCGTGGCCGCCAATGGCGAACTGCGCTGGATGGCCTGGACCAACCGCGTGATCTGCGACGAGCACGGCCAGGTCACCGGCATCCACTCTGTGGGCCGCGACATCACCGAGCGCAAGCTGGCCGAATACTCGCTGCAGGAGAGCAAGGCCCGTCTGCGTTCGCTGTACGAGTCCACGCCGGCCATGCTGCACTCCATCGACAGCCACGGCATCTTGCTCACGGTGAGCGATACCTGGCTGGCCAAGATGGGCTACACGCGCGAAGAGGTCATCGGGCGCTCATCGGCGGATTTCCTCGTGCCCTCGTCCTATGAGTACGCGCGCAACGTGGTGCTGCCGCGCTACCTGCTCACCGGCCGCTGCGACAACGTCGAGTACCAGATGGTGCGCAAGGACGGCAGCCTCATCGACGTGCGCCTGTCGGCCATCATGGAGCGCGAGGCCGATGGCCAGCCTGGCCGCTCGCTGGCCATCCTGGAAGACATCACCGAAAAGCACGCCGTGGAGGCCGCGCTGCATGCCAACCAGGAACGCCTGACCCTGGCCACGCAGGCCAATGAAATCGGCATCTGGGAGCTGACCTTGCCCGATGGCAGGCTCACCTGGAGCGACATGATGTTCACCATCTTCGGCCTGCCACGCGAGCACTTCACCGGCCGCATCGAAGACTGGGCGCAATGCATCCACCCCGATGACCTGGAGTACACCAGCCGGGAGCTGACCGCCGCCATCAAGGGCCACAAGGCGATGGACTTCGACTTCCGCGTGCGCCACCCCAATGGCAATGTGCGTTATGTGTACGGGCGCGCCACCGTGTTCCGCGACGGCAAGGGCCGCGCCACACGCGTGCTGGGCACCAACTACGACGTCACCGAGCGCAAGCGCATGGAGCGCGAACTCGCCGAAAAGCACGAGCTGCTGCGCGTGACCCTGCACTCCATCGGCGACGCCGTGATCACCACCGATGCCCATGGCCGCGTGCAATGGCTCAACCCCGTGGCCGAGCGCATGACGGGCTGGCCCAATGAGGCCGCGCGTGACCAGCCCCTGGGCCAGGTCTTTCACATCGTCAACGAACTCACGCGCGAGCCCGAGGTCAACCCCTTCGAGCGCTGCCTGGCCGAAGACCTGCACATCGGCCAGCTGGACCAGACCCTGCTGATTTCGCGCACTGGCGTCGAATACGGCATCGAGGACTCGGCCGCGCCCATCCGCGATGAAGACGGCACCATGCTGGGCGTGGTCCTGGTCTTCCATGACGTGACCGAGCAGCGCCGCATGGGCCACGAGATGAACTTCCGCGCCACGCACGATGAGCTGACCGGGCTGGTCAACCGTGCAGAGTTCGACAAGCGCCTCACCCGCGTGCTGAGCGAGGCCCATGAACACGACAGCGCGCACGCGCTCATGTACATCGACCTGGACCAGTTCAAGCTCGTCAACGACGCCTGCGGCCACAGCGTGGGCGACCAGTTGCTGTGCCAGGTCACCAGCCTGCTGCAAGGCTGCGTGCGCGCACGTGACACGCTGGCGCGCCTGGGTGGCGATGAATTCGGCGTGATCCTGGAGCACTGCAATGTGGACCAGGCCCACCGCGTGGCGCAAGACATCTGCGACCAGATGAGCGAGTTCCGCTTCATCCACGATGGGCGGCGTTTCCGCATTGGCACCAGCATCGGCCTGGTGCCGCTGGACAAACGCTGGGCCACCACCGCCTCCGTGCTGCAGGCGGCCGACACCTCGTGTTATGCCGCCAAAGAGGCCGGCCGCAACCGCGTGCACGCCTGGTACGACACCGACCAGGCCATGCGTGCCCGCAAAGGCGAGATGCAGTGGGCCAGCCGGCTGGAGCAGGCGCTCGACGAGAACCGCTTCATCCTCTACGGCCAGCGCATCGCGCCCATCCACCACGATGCCCGGGGCCTGCACTGCGAAGTGCTGCTGCGCCTGAAAGACACCGATGGCAGCATCATCCCGCCCGGCGCCTTCCTGCCCGCGGCCGAGCGCTTCCACATGGCTTCACGCATCGACCGCTGGGTGGTGCGCCACGTTTTCGAGTGGCTGGCCAGCCAGGGCGAGGCGCTCGACCAGATCGACACCATCGCCGTCAACCTGTCGGGCCAGTCCATCAGCGACCCGAGCTTCCACCACTTCATGCAGGAGCTGATCACCGAAACCTCGGTGGACGTGCGCAAGCTCTGCCTGGAGATCACCGAGACCTCGGCCATCACCAACCTGGCCGATGCGGGCGCCTTCATCGAAGGCATGCGCCAGCGCGGCGTGCGCATGGCGCTGGATGACTTCGGCTCGGGTGCCTCGTCCTTTGGCTACCTCAAGAACCTGCCGGTGGACTACCTCAAGATCGACGGCCAGTTCATCAAAGCCCTGGTACATGACCCGCTCGACCAGGCCACCGTGCGCTGCTTTTGCGAAGTGGCGCGTGTGCTGGGCATCAAGACCATCGCCGAGTTCGTGGAAACCGAAGCCACGCTGCATGAGTTGCGCAAACTCGGCGTGGACCATGCCCAGGGCTACCTGATCCACAAGCCGCAACCGCTGGTTGAATTGCTGAGCCGCGTCACCTGCACCACGGGCTGA
- the tagH gene encoding type VI secretion system-associated FHA domain protein TagH, with product MHLLIRAVSLAGQPLTQAISAYFDERGGTIGRSDTNTLALPDPERRISRLQAEVSRGPEGWRILNVGNANPIWHNNKPVPPGEGVLLDENDELQIGTYALLVTYSQNDATARTITKGRAAVDSRTVIVGSGQEPRTDPSLMRSAEHGTGVPMPAAAAVPAMAPAQAFAPAPAPAPQASSASPFADLLGGLSGSSSASAGASVSPAFVPAPAPSPASPFADLLGGFGSPSPASFAPAAAPVAAPAAPARLPDDFDPFADFQAAPSPTGRPAPAASSWDLPQAPTPPASASPFDLSGGAKPLPGDLDLMGSVAPPGAQSLDQMFGLGGGTSSDPLASFLKKTEPAAPAEAAAGTPISVDPLSLIKPRADIGILASDKPPVEAGPALPDDVPELQAAMPLPPVATPTPAPMPAPIPAPVPAEPPLAAPAASQARPTREPMEASFSFMPPPKPADKGADKGADKGAAPAEPAGSSPFADLGLGTPARSGGLLDDLDLSPQTVPAVHVKQTIDVSAPVGHEPLAEPLQTQLPIPQTAVPHVEVQAPEPVVAPAPVSAPVAAPAASTAAAVASAQAATRTGASSDTPADTRALWAAFCEGAGIHFTPPQGLNPDLMRVIGQLLHHTVDGSLKLVAARAATKQEMRAEVTVIQARRNNPLKFSPDTVSAMEQLLQPPLRGFMSGPEAVADAMDDLLGHTIGTMVGMRAALEGVLARFEPDALEAKLVGRSMLDSLLPMNRRAKLWELYLQHYEAVKAEAQDDFHNLFGRAFLQAYEEQLDRLDAERRQTGRDPAKPA from the coding sequence ATGCACTTGCTCATCCGCGCCGTCAGCCTGGCTGGCCAGCCTTTGACGCAGGCGATTTCCGCATACTTCGACGAGCGCGGCGGCACCATCGGCCGCTCCGACACGAACACCCTGGCGCTGCCCGATCCGGAGCGCCGCATCTCGCGCCTGCAGGCCGAGGTCAGCCGCGGCCCCGAAGGCTGGCGCATCCTCAATGTGGGCAACGCCAACCCCATCTGGCACAACAACAAGCCGGTGCCGCCGGGCGAGGGCGTGCTGCTGGATGAAAACGACGAGCTGCAGATCGGCACCTATGCCCTGCTGGTCACGTATTCGCAAAACGATGCCACGGCCCGCACCATCACCAAGGGCCGTGCGGCGGTGGATTCGCGTACCGTCATCGTCGGGTCTGGGCAGGAGCCCCGCACGGATCCGAGCCTGATGCGCTCGGCCGAGCATGGCACGGGTGTGCCCATGCCGGCTGCTGCTGCCGTACCGGCCATGGCGCCGGCACAGGCTTTCGCTCCCGCACCTGCACCTGCCCCACAGGCCTCCAGCGCCTCGCCCTTTGCCGATCTGCTGGGCGGCTTGAGCGGCTCGTCCTCGGCTTCGGCGGGGGCCTCGGTGTCGCCGGCCTTCGTGCCCGCGCCGGCGCCGTCCCCGGCTTCGCCGTTCGCCGATCTGCTCGGTGGATTTGGCTCGCCCTCGCCAGCATCGTTTGCGCCCGCTGCTGCGCCCGTCGCGGCACCCGCTGCACCGGCACGCTTGCCCGATGACTTCGACCCGTTTGCCGATTTCCAGGCCGCCCCGAGCCCGACGGGCCGGCCGGCCCCGGCCGCCAGCAGCTGGGACTTGCCGCAAGCGCCCACACCGCCGGCCAGCGCCTCGCCGTTCGACCTGTCCGGCGGCGCCAAGCCTCTGCCGGGTGACCTCGATCTCATGGGCTCGGTGGCCCCTCCTGGCGCCCAGTCCCTCGACCAGATGTTCGGTCTGGGCGGCGGCACCTCGTCCGACCCACTGGCCTCTTTCCTGAAGAAGACGGAGCCGGCTGCACCCGCCGAGGCCGCGGCCGGTACGCCCATCAGCGTGGACCCGCTCTCGCTGATCAAGCCGCGTGCAGACATCGGCATCCTGGCATCCGACAAGCCACCGGTCGAGGCCGGCCCGGCCTTGCCCGACGACGTGCCCGAGCTGCAGGCGGCCATGCCGTTGCCGCCCGTGGCGACGCCCACGCCGGCACCCATGCCTGCACCCATCCCCGCGCCCGTGCCGGCCGAGCCCCCCCTTGCCGCACCTGCTGCATCCCAGGCCAGGCCCACGCGTGAACCGATGGAGGCCTCCTTCTCCTTCATGCCGCCGCCCAAGCCGGCGGACAAGGGGGCGGACAAGGGGGCGGACAAAGGGGCGGCCCCTGCCGAGCCCGCAGGGAGCTCACCTTTTGCCGATCTGGGCCTGGGCACACCAGCCCGCTCAGGCGGCTTGCTGGACGACCTGGACCTGTCGCCGCAGACCGTGCCGGCCGTGCACGTCAAACAAACCATCGACGTGAGCGCCCCGGTGGGCCACGAGCCGCTGGCCGAGCCTTTGCAGACCCAGTTGCCCATTCCGCAGACGGCCGTGCCGCATGTCGAGGTCCAGGCGCCCGAGCCTGTGGTGGCCCCGGCGCCGGTGTCCGCACCTGTGGCCGCGCCCGCAGCATCAACAGCGGCGGCCGTCGCCTCCGCTCAGGCCGCCACCCGTACCGGAGCTTCATCGGACACACCAGCCGATACCCGAGCGCTCTGGGCCGCCTTCTGTGAGGGCGCCGGCATCCACTTCACGCCACCCCAAGGCCTCAACCCGGATCTGATGCGCGTCATCGGCCAGCTGCTGCACCACACGGTGGACGGCAGCCTCAAGCTGGTGGCCGCGCGCGCCGCCACCAAGCAGGAGATGCGCGCCGAGGTCACCGTGATCCAGGCGCGGCGCAACAACCCGCTGAAGTTCTCGCCGGATACGGTCTCGGCCATGGAGCAGCTGCTGCAACCGCCGCTGCGTGGCTTCATGTCCGGCCCTGAAGCTGTGGCCGACGCCATGGACGACCTGCTGGGCCACACCATCGGCACCATGGTGGGCATGCGCGCCGCGCTGGAGGGCGTGCTGGCCCGCTTCGAGCCCGATGCACTGGAGGCCAAGCTCGTGGGCCGCAGCATGCTCGACAGCCTGCTGCCCATGAACCGCCGCGCCAAGCTGTGGGAGCTGTATCTGCAGCACTACGAAGCCGTCAAGGCCGAGGCGCAGGACGACTTCCACAACCTCTTTGGCCGCGCCTTCCTGCAAGCCTACGAAGAACAACTGGACCGCCTGGACGCCGAACGCCGCCAGACCGGCCGTGACCCAGCCAAACCTGCATGA
- a CDS encoding serine/threonine-protein kinase, which produces MSQAESAQPQPATPSSSSPRPAAGGHSGNALPIGHRLHEFEITGLVGEGGFGIVYLAHDTQLERVVAIKEYMPGSLATRAGDLSVTVKSERQRDTFTLGMRSFVNEAKLLASFDHPALIKVYRFWEENGTAYMVMPYYQGPTFKTWLREQQQPPDEAWLKGMLGPLIDALEVIHADHCYHRDIAPDNILLLGLNKPLLLDFGAARRVIGDATQALTVILKPGYAPIEQYAEVPSMKQGPWTDVYALCAVLYAAILGKAPPPSVGRMMKDDMTPISQAALGRYSAPFLAAIDAGLTVHPEQRLQNMAALRERLFATELPPGATPPAPANEDDERTVMMPAGMDAATLVTQAKQQTQMTAMAATATGFPATQVAQASNAATPATTGAPTATSSPSSASTSTTAPGGGLNKLWIALAALGLAGGGGAWFMTRSHQAGPATAGDSASQVAQAASNTASDTSASTATSTSANTASATPPAMPAQRDPFTIVAALEDIVRNADPLMAVNTLTDKSQLLIGKDKLLFQVKSSVPGYLYVYLAGTDQNHFYLLFPNALDKNNRIEADKLVELPRKGWHITAGGPPGVDHIVTMVSPYPRDLSALHLNTTDTIPEFDMAQAAQAWAEHKGPGSPFVPPALCEGTTTPPTPCDQRYGATLVHIEEVATR; this is translated from the coding sequence ATGAGCCAAGCCGAATCCGCCCAACCCCAGCCCGCCACGCCCTCTTCCAGCAGTCCCAGGCCGGCCGCTGGCGGCCACAGCGGCAACGCCCTGCCCATCGGCCACCGCCTGCACGAGTTCGAGATCACCGGCCTGGTGGGTGAAGGCGGCTTCGGCATCGTCTACCTGGCGCACGACACGCAACTCGAACGCGTGGTCGCCATCAAGGAGTACATGCCCGGCTCGCTGGCCACACGTGCGGGTGACCTGTCCGTCACCGTCAAGTCCGAGCGCCAGCGCGACACCTTCACGCTGGGCATGCGCAGCTTCGTCAACGAAGCCAAGCTGCTGGCCTCGTTCGACCACCCCGCGCTGATCAAGGTCTATCGCTTCTGGGAAGAAAACGGCACCGCCTACATGGTGATGCCCTACTACCAGGGCCCCACCTTCAAGACCTGGTTGCGCGAGCAGCAGCAGCCGCCCGACGAGGCCTGGCTCAAGGGCATGCTCGGCCCCCTGATCGACGCGCTGGAAGTGATCCACGCCGACCACTGCTACCACCGCGACATCGCGCCCGACAACATCCTGCTGCTGGGCCTCAACAAGCCCTTGCTGCTGGACTTCGGCGCCGCCCGCCGCGTGATCGGCGACGCCACGCAGGCCCTGACCGTCATCCTCAAGCCGGGCTACGCGCCCATCGAGCAGTACGCCGAAGTGCCCTCGATGAAGCAGGGCCCGTGGACCGACGTCTACGCCCTGTGCGCGGTGCTGTATGCCGCCATCCTGGGCAAGGCGCCGCCGCCCTCGGTGGGCCGCATGATGAAGGACGACATGACGCCGATCTCGCAAGCTGCGCTCGGCCGTTATTCCGCGCCCTTCCTCGCTGCCATCGACGCCGGCCTGACCGTGCACCCCGAGCAGCGCCTGCAGAACATGGCCGCCTTGCGCGAGCGCCTGTTTGCCACCGAGCTGCCACCTGGCGCCACGCCACCCGCCCCCGCCAATGAGGACGACGAGCGCACGGTGATGATGCCCGCTGGCATGGACGCGGCCACCCTGGTGACGCAGGCCAAGCAGCAGACACAGATGACGGCGATGGCCGCCACGGCGACCGGCTTCCCGGCCACGCAGGTGGCGCAGGCGTCCAACGCCGCCACACCGGCGACCACGGGGGCCCCCACGGCCACATCGAGCCCGTCATCGGCAAGCACATCGACCACCGCCCCCGGCGGCGGCCTCAACAAGCTCTGGATCGCGCTGGCCGCGCTCGGCCTGGCCGGTGGTGGTGGCGCCTGGTTCATGACCCGCTCGCACCAGGCTGGCCCGGCCACGGCAGGCGACAGCGCCTCACAAGTGGCACAGGCGGCATCCAACACCGCCAGCGACACCTCGGCCAGCACGGCCACCAGCACATCGGCCAACACCGCCTCCGCCACGCCCCCCGCGATGCCCGCCCAGCGCGACCCCTTCACCATCGTGGCCGCGCTGGAAGACATCGTGCGCAACGCCGACCCGCTGATGGCCGTCAACACCTTGACCGACAAGTCACAGCTGCTCATCGGCAAGGACAAGCTGCTGTTCCAGGTCAAGTCCAGTGTGCCCGGCTACCTGTATGTCTACCTGGCCGGCACGGACCAGAACCACTTCTACCTGCTCTTCCCCAACGCGCTGGACAAGAACAACCGCATCGAGGCCGACAAGCTGGTGGAGCTGCCCCGCAAGGGCTGGCACATCACCGCCGGCGGCCCGCCCGGCGTAGACCACATCGTGACCATGGTCTCGCCCTACCCGCGCGACCTGAGCGCGCTGCACCTCAACACCACGGACACCATCCCCGAGTTCGACATGGCCCAGGCCGCCCAAGCCTGGGCCGAGCACAAGGGCCCGGGCAGCCCCTTCGTGCCACCGGCCTTGTGCGAAGGCACCACCACGCCCCCCACGCCTTGCGATCAACGTTATGGCGCCACACTGGTCCACATCGAGGAAGTGGCCACACGCTGA